The Quercus robur chromosome 7, dhQueRobu3.1, whole genome shotgun sequence genome has a segment encoding these proteins:
- the LOC126691329 gene encoding uncharacterized protein LOC126691329, translated as MGVEEEFDCLNESLEGEDFVDDIFDTPQPSNVPPPNIDLDEEWAKPALKDNIASMDGSDDDQRSSNPKFNERTDTTNVQLVKGMKFPHSKVFRKAFMESMYRSRKATKGLIIGNEEALYGLLRDYAEMIRKTDVGSKVILQTEIENENVEPKFKRMYIRYNAQKVGFLGGCRPFVGLDEYHLKGRFGGKLLSATVKDGNDNIFPVAMDVVEQENKDNWIWFLEQFAYYIGEPEDLNLVFISDRQKGLLLTMENPFPIVEHRYCVKHIYNNFKVNHKSMELKNVLWRCASTTSVRDFDRRMQHLKSLDEETWKYLVDIGPT; from the exons ATGGGGGTAGAGGAGGAGTTTGATTGTTTGAATGAAAGTCTGGAAGGAGAAGACTttgttgatgatatttttg ATACACCTCAGCCAAGCAATGTTCCACCTCCAAACATAGATTTAGATGAAGAGTGGGCTAAACCAGCTTTAAAGGATAATATTGCAAGTATGGATGGTTCTGATGATGATCAGAGGTCTAGCAACCCAAAATTCAATGAGAGGACTGATACGACAAATGTTCAGTTGGTAAAAGGGATGAAGTTTCCACACTCCAAGGTTTTTAGGAAGGCTTTTATGGA GTCTATGTATAGATCAAGGAAGGCAACTAAAGGTTTAATCATTGGGAATGAAGAGGCTTTATATGGCTTACTTAGAGATTATGCAGAAATGATAAGGAAGACAGATGTAGGAAGCAAGGTGATACTGCAAACAGAGATAGAAAATGAGAATGTAGAACCCAAGTTTAAAAGGATGTACATTAGGTACAATGCTCAGAAAGTTGGCTTTCTAGGTGGTTGTAGACCCTTTGTTGGGTTGGATGAATACCACTTGAAGGGTAGGTTTGGTGGGAAATTATTGTCTGCCACTGTCAAGGATGGAAATGACAATATATTCCCAGTGGCAATGGATGTGGTTGAGCAAGAGAACAAGGACAACTGGATTTGGTTCTTGGAGCAGTTTGCATATTACATTGGCGAGCCAGAGGATCTTAATCTAGTATTCATCAGTGACAGGCAGAAG GGCCTTTTGCTTACAATGGAGAATCCATTCCCAATTGTAGAGCACAGGTATTGTGTGAAGCATATATACAACAACTTCAAGGTTAACCACAAAAGCATGGAGTTGAAGAATGTACTGTGGAGGTGTGCTAGCACAACATCAGTCAGAGATTTTGATAGGAGGATGCAGCATCTTAAGAGTTTGGATGAAGAAACTTGGAAGTACCTTGTAGATATAGGGCCTACATAG